One genomic segment of Sanyastnella coralliicola includes these proteins:
- a CDS encoding DUF1801 domain-containing protein — protein MKELDDFYFRQDEPNQSCFLALRQIILNIHPEMTATFKYGGPCFLYKRKMLVYLWRDKKQDIPYILFVDGGKIDHPLLIQGDRKRMKVFYVDPTKDLQVELIEELLGMAIEVKENS, from the coding sequence ATGAAAGAACTAGACGATTTCTACTTCCGCCAAGACGAGCCGAATCAATCGTGCTTCCTCGCACTTCGCCAAATTATTCTGAACATCCATCCAGAAATGACCGCCACATTCAAATACGGCGGACCCTGCTTCCTATACAAAAGGAAGATGTTGGTCTACCTCTGGCGTGATAAGAAACAAGACATCCCCTACATCCTCTTCGTTGACGGCGGAAAAATCGACCATCCTCTCCTCATCCAAGGAGACCGCAAACGCATGAAGGTGTTTTACGTTGACCCCACGAAGGATTTGCAGGTGGAGTTGATTGAGGAGTTGTTGGGGATGGCGATTGAAGTGAAGGAGAATTCCTGA
- the gldA gene encoding gliding motility-associated ABC transporter ATP-binding subunit GldA has translation MSISISGVSKLYGEQKALDEVSFEISTGEVVGFLGPNGAGKSTMMKIITCYLPPDGGKAEVCGRNVMEDSIEVRKRVGYLPEHNPLYLDMYVKEFLDFIGGIHKIKNRRERVNEMIDLVGLGREQHKKIGALSKGYRQRVGLAQAMIHDPEVLILDEPTSGLDPNQLVEIRDLITQIGESKTVMLSTHIMQEVEALCSRVIIINQGNIVADAPTQELQKMTGRETKTITVEFAQDVKASALAKIDNISNVKELPDGSFSLTSNGDLDPRKAISIWAVQNDVLILTLREDEVSLEDVFKQLTTSK, from the coding sequence ATGTCGATCAGCATTAGTGGCGTAAGTAAACTATACGGAGAGCAGAAAGCACTGGATGAAGTGAGTTTCGAGATCTCTACTGGCGAAGTAGTTGGATTCCTCGGACCCAATGGAGCCGGTAAGTCAACGATGATGAAGATCATCACATGCTATCTTCCTCCTGACGGTGGGAAGGCCGAAGTCTGTGGCCGCAATGTCATGGAAGACTCGATTGAAGTACGCAAACGCGTTGGATATCTTCCTGAGCACAATCCGCTGTATCTCGACATGTACGTGAAAGAGTTTCTTGATTTCATTGGAGGCATCCACAAGATCAAGAACCGTCGTGAGCGCGTCAATGAAATGATCGACTTAGTTGGTTTAGGACGTGAGCAACACAAAAAGATTGGTGCCCTTTCAAAAGGATACCGTCAGCGTGTTGGACTTGCTCAAGCCATGATCCACGATCCTGAAGTGCTCATTCTCGATGAGCCTACCAGTGGTCTTGATCCGAACCAACTTGTAGAGATCCGAGACCTCATCACTCAGATTGGAGAATCAAAAACGGTGATGCTGTCTACTCACATCATGCAGGAGGTTGAAGCCTTGTGTAGCCGTGTGATCATCATCAACCAGGGGAACATTGTCGCCGATGCCCCAACACAAGAACTCCAAAAGATGACAGGACGTGAAACGAAGACCATCACGGTTGAGTTTGCGCAAGATGTCAAAGCTTCCGCGCTAGCGAAGATTGATAATATCAGCAATGTCAAAGAACTCCCTGATGGAAGCTTCTCACTGACATCGAACGGAGACTTAGACCCGAGAAAAGCCATTTCTATCTGGGCAGTTCAGAATGACGTTCTTATCCTCACCCTACGTGAAGACGAAGTGAGCCTAGAAGACGTCTTCAAGCAATTGACGACCTCGAAATAA